AACATTTTGATCTCCAGACAGATGAAAGTACAGCCATGAAGTGTTTCTGGAGAAGCAATTCATTGTTAGGAAGTTCACTGGTCACATCCACCAACATCTGAGCTTGATCCTGAAAAAAAGACATgataaataaatcaacaatttGCAACACAGCCACTAAGTTTTATGTGAGCAGTTGATTGCGCCTAAAACTTGCTAAAAAAATGCACTTTAACAGGCTAAGACCTGGATTAAGCAAGGAACACAGAAGTACACATGCTCTGCCTGCATGGATTCAAGCTATGCTTGACGATAATTTGCCATATAGACAATTCAAACACCAGGAATAACACAGTTGTTGGTGCTTATCACATACCAGTTACGCTTACTAGCATGTCATGTGTCAGTTTTTCTGACAAACTAGCCAATTTAGAAAACAAAGATTAAGAAATTCTACTTCAAGTTACTACAACAGAGGGTTTCTATGGATAATACAAATTATGTCTGGGGCGTTCACTTGCATGATCTCAGAACTATCTTAAGAAATATAATAATGTTAATCCTTGTcaaaatatgcacatgatatCAACTCACCTCAGATACTCTCAGTATAGCCTTTCCAGTCCCAGAAGGAATCTTTTCACTGTTAGAATTATCTGTTGCTGACATTGCATATTTGCAGAATAGTTCTCGGTATCTCTCACAGCAATGCACAGGATGACGATATCTTCCCCTATAAAATGCCCCACCTGGTAAGGAATGAAGAAAATCACTTGCCAGTTCCCAAAGAGGACCATACTCATGTACAGTTGCACAAAGAACTGCATCTTCCTCAGATGTCCATGAGTCTGAAGTACAATCACGAGACCATAGTCCCTTCTTTTTTAGTCTCTCAGGCTTTATTAAAATAACACGTTTTACTGGCATGCAAGGGATGGAAATTCTTCCATCACTCTTAGTTCTAGATGCTGATTTTGGATCTGAATCATTAAGCTCTTCCCTCAAGTGCCTAGGTGACAAGGCCTCGGAGATACAATTTGATTTAGTGGctttcttgaacttcttcaaacTTCTGCTGTTACTGTTTTCTTCCTCAGTAGCAGACATAATCTTCTTACGCTTGTTAGAATAATGGCGTGGTGAGTCATCACTCATATGCTCAGGTGAGGGTGCATTGTCATCAATGCTCATTGTATCTATAGAGGTTTCCTCCAGTATGACCTCCGACTCGGATGATAAACGCCCTCTTTTCAAGGATTTGAACTTGCCTGtcttctttttgttcttttttgacTTTCTACGGTGACTGCTGCAGAAGGATGTGAAAATGAAGTCAATAGTGTATCAAAGGGAAGTTATAGCCTAAGAAAAAATGTCAAGCCAGAGAAAGATGCATTTCAAATAACAGGTGGGTACATAGCGTGCTAATACTGCAAATTGACACAGAAGTGAAGTGCAACTGAGAACAAAAAAAGTATACTATTGCATATAACTAGAATTgtccagaagaagaaaaaaatccaTTCACTACCTCATATTATCATTCATCTCCTCCAATTCTTTTGCTGCTTCCCGAGCCTGTCTTTCCTGTTCTTCCAACAACTGCAATTTAAACCAGTCAGATTAACATGCATTACATTTCAAGAGAGGCACATAAGAACACAAGTTAGTAAGTCTAAATGACCTGCTTTTGAGTTAAAGCCTCAACATGTTGGCGATATGCTGTTGTAGCAAAATCAAGATCCCATGCTGCAATTGAGATTATGTTAAAATACTGAAgcataaaaaaaggaaaaatatgtTTATGTGGACACTCGCTCAGCTAAAATGCAGAAATGCAAGTGTGACACTGAACAAACTCTTCCAAAGTAGCAAAATGGACATCAACATTGACATAAAATTACTTACACTCATAAGAAAGTGGTTCCTGGTCTTCATCAATTTCCGCTTCTAAATCCTCTTTGAGTTTTTCAATACGATCGAGCTCCCATTCTTCCTCCTCAACATTTACTTGATGATTTATAGCAGCTTTGTCAATTACTGGATCCCAGAGTTCCATAAAGCGCATTGCATATCTATCAATTGGCCGGAGCTGGTTTTCAAAGGACGAACTTGCTTGTCCTGCagcagctgcggcggcagcCATCTGTTTCACATCAGCAAGCATGTCTGTATCTTCATCACCAACAGCCAATGCAATAGCCTTTTCTTTGTTTAATTGATTGATGGGCAAAGCAAcattcttctccctctccacatCTGAAGAGTTATATCTGTGTTCTTCATTAATTTGTTCATCGGGTTTTACATCGTCCTCATTTACCAATTCATCATCCTCGGGTCTACCAGCAACCTCCTCACTGAACTCTTGATTGTCCACGGCTTCTTCCTGCTCCAGCTTCTTAAGAGCCATATAGTCAGCTTCATCTTCTGCTTGTCTAATAGCCGCTTCAACATCTGCATTTgacaaagccacatccaaatcATTTGAAGATCCAGCACTTACAGAGCAGTCTTTCTGCTGGTCTTCCACACGAAGAGATGTGTGCCCGGAAAAAAACTCCATAGGATCAAGCTTCTTGAAGAACTCTGTATTGTAGCTGCCTCGCTGTATCACTAGATCATCAAGAGCTCGTTTCTGATTCGCTTTCTTCAGAATGTTCTCCTCTATAGTGCTTTCACTAATGAGTCTATATATGTGGACTTCGCGAGTCTGACCAATCCTGTGACATCTGTCCTGTGCCTGTTGGTCCATTGCAGGGTTCCAGTCACTGTCATAGAATATGACAGTGTCTGCACCTACTAGGTTGATTCCCACACCACCACTACGAGTAGATagaataaaaaggaaaaacttCGGATTTGTGTTGAACCTCTGCATCAGGGTCTGCCTCTCTTCTGGAGGTGTAGAACCATCTAAACGTAAATATGTATATCCATATAAATTTATGAACTCTTCCAGGACATCAAGCATCTTAGTCATCTGAGTAAATATCAAGGCCCTGTGCCCTTCTGACTTCAAACGCCTCAGCAGAATAGCAAGTTCCTGCAACTTTCCACAATCAAACTGGATCAAACGCCTATCAGGAAAGTAAACCTGACGGCGAACAATAGCAGACCTTATAGGAGACAGAATGGGAGAGAACTCATTCATGCATTTTTCTCTGTACGCCGGATCAATAAAAACAGGAGACTTTCCTTTGCTGCACCAGCAaacagggggaggagctcgagcAGCAGGAATTGCAAATGTAAATGATTCAACAACATCAAGCATTTTCTGAAAGCGTCCCACAGATGGAAGAACAAGATCTGCAAGGCTCGATGAATAATCCATGTGGCACAAAGGGTTGTTCCTCTTCTCGAGAATATCAGATACAGGATGCTTTACAGTCAAAACTTCTCTCATGTCTGTGCCATAGACAGGCCTCTTTTGACACCGTACCCTATTCCACCATGCAATGGAAGCTGCCCTTTCTCTAGATTCCTTTATTCTCTCCTCCCGTAGGGCTTTCTGAATATCTTCAAAAATATTTGTTACATTACCTCCCTGATGATCCTTATTAGAGCAAGAAACATTCAAATCAGTGTCCTGGGAGGTAGCACCCGGAGGAAAAGCAGCAACCACCTCGTCAGCTTCCCAGGAACTCATGCTAAATTCATTTTGAGTAAACAGAAAATTCATTTCAGATAGATCAACCTGAGAAAATGGAGTCTTATCAAGGAGCATGCATACTGAATAGCTCAGATGCATGTTAATCCCAGCCATGTCAAATGAGCTTATTATTGAGCGACCTTCAAAAAGATCTGGATGGTTACAGACCTTTCTAAGTTGCATAATGATACTTATCATGCCAAAATAATTCCCACTTGCTAGTGTTGCTTGTGTCTCTGAGCTAGCAATAAAATCTTCATATAAGTTCCTTTGCCTTCTTGAAAGTCGGCAATATATGACATGCTCGTGCTTCTTAGGTAACTGTTTCTCAACATCTCTTTTCAGTCGCCGCAGTATAAATGGACGAAGGACATTGTGCAATCGGTCTATAActtctttatttactttatcttgGCCCTCCACCATTCCTGAAATTGGATTGCAGAACCAATCCTTGAACTCCTGA
This window of the Panicum virgatum strain AP13 chromosome 1K, P.virgatum_v5, whole genome shotgun sequence genome carries:
- the LOC120713039 gene encoding protein PHOTOPERIOD-INDEPENDENT EARLY FLOWERING 1-like isoform X1, with translation MASKGPRSKLDHETRARRQKALEPPREPRRPKVHWDHVLAEMVWLAKEFDSERKWKFSMAKKIAQRANKSIVDQATKGERKQKEEEHRMRKVAANISKDVKKFWIKIEKLVVYKHQLELEERKKKALDKQLDFLLGQTERYSTMLAENLVDMPYPQKLENGTLQTNQSSQPEEVAEENVNAAITDDPDNMEEDDDYESSLDEEPEDDERTIDEDEAQITEAERNEELAALQAEGDLPLDDILKMYTETKVKYFSVSRESSPDSKDTLSNLVSKNLIVDSLNQANGYDHKESCDDGNSSSDDCNSSSHDGNSSEEEDDDQSYADFVKKNHGRSNGNISSIDEQEDEDYVASDEDEGKDDETTLSEEEELAKKEVSDHLDEIKLLQKESEIPLEELVMYQKDGYADHETMELENSPCLVEETNTDMPLDDQSTNILEVNSDTFVDHLSIDVLKTEHNVSANSLQSEIAPEPCAQQNFVEENNLTDVNTVNGDKSDDVIADAAAAARSAQPTGNTFMTTKVRTKFPFLLKHSLREYQHIGLDWLVAMYEKRLNGILADEMGLGKTIMTISLLAHLACEKGIWGPHLIVVPTSVMLNWETEFLKWCPAFKILTYFGSAKERKQKRQGWMKPNYFHVCITTYRLVIQDSKVFKRKKWKYLILDEAHLIKNWKSQRWQTLLNFNSKRRILLTGTPLQNDLMELWSLMHFLMPHVFQSHQEFKDWFCNPISGMVEGQDKVNKEVIDRLHNVLRPFILRRLKRDVEKQLPKKHEHVIYCRLSRRQRNLYEDFIASSETQATLASGNYFGMISIIMQLRKVCNHPDLFEGRSIISSFDMAGINMHLSYSVCMLLDKTPFSQVDLSEMNFLFTQNEFSMSSWEADEVVAAFPPGATSQDTDLNVSCSNKDHQGGNVTNIFEDIQKALREERIKESRERAASIAWWNRVRCQKRPVYGTDMREVLTVKHPVSDILEKRNNPLCHMDYSSSLADLVLPSVGRFQKMLDVVESFTFAIPAARAPPPVCWCSKGKSPVFIDPAYREKCMNEFSPILSPIRSAIVRRQVYFPDRRLIQFDCGKLQELAILLRRLKSEGHRALIFTQMTKMLDVLEEFINLYGYTYLRLDGSTPPEERQTLMQRFNTNPKFFLFILSTRSGGVGINLVGADTVIFYDSDWNPAMDQQAQDRCHRIGQTREVHIYRLISESTIEENILKKANQKRALDDLVIQRGSYNTEFFKKLDPMEFFSGHTSLRVEDQQKDCSVSAGSSNDLDVALSNADVEAAIRQAEDEADYMALKKLEQEEAVDNQEFSEEVAGRPEDDELVNEDDVKPDEQINEEHRYNSSDVEREKNVALPINQLNKEKAIALAVGDEDTDMLADVKQMAAAAAAAGQASSSFENQLRPIDRYAMRFMELWDPVIDKAAINHQVNVEEEEWELDRIEKLKEDLEAEIDEDQEPLSYESWDLDFATTAYRQHVEALTQKQLLEEQERQAREAAKELEEMNDNMSSHRRKSKKNKKKTGKFKSLKRGRLSSESEVILEETSIDTMSIDDNAPSPEHMSDDSPRHYSNKRKKIMSATEEENSNSRSLKKFKKATKSNCISEALSPRHLREELNDSDPKSASRTKSDGRISIPCMPVKRVILIKPERLKKKGLWSRDCTSDSWTSEEDAVLCATVHEYGPLWELASDFLHSLPGGAFYRGRYRHPVHCCERYRELFCKYAMSATDNSNSEKIPSGTGKAILRVSEDQAQMLVDVTSELPNNELLLQKHFMAVLSSVWRSKCWRGPHRVTSTYSSALRMFSPAKKHGESSENWPMVNFRPSTNLVRTALADAQAQCTRMAIPPPMRNQEYRQNYLELELDFLTDQHHYDEDFPSVVNVSILEPEPIKQATEPVEQSLLSGTSCRQAENRFRIASEACYEGEGSHWASSAFHINDATRHKSGPKTIGKHKAAPECGRPPKSKIQKITESHQEVPIASSHFLRMPGLPGAADFNINESLSDFGISDSEFNYSEDLWQEVDSLEFLPNQDDSVLLPGIEELEPLSDFTDIG
- the LOC120713039 gene encoding protein PHOTOPERIOD-INDEPENDENT EARLY FLOWERING 1-like isoform X3 encodes the protein MASKGPRSKLDHETRARRQKALEPPREPRRPKVHWDHVLAEMVWLAKEFDSERKWKFSMAKKIAQRANKSIVDQATKGERKQKEEEHRMRKVAANISKDVKKFWIKIEKLVVYKHQLELEERKKKALDKQLDFLLGQTERYSTMLAENLVDMPYPQKLENGTLQTNQSSQPEEVAEENVNAAITDDPDNMEEDDDYESSLDEEPEDDERTIDEDEAQITEAERNEELAALQAEGDLPLDDILKMYTETKVSRESSPDSKDTLSNLVSKNLIVDSLNQANGYDHKESCDDGNSSSDDCNSSSHDGNSSEEEDDDQSYADFVKKNHGRSNGNISSIDEQEDEDYVASDEDEGKDDETTLSEEEELAKKEVSDHLDEIKLLQKESEIPLEELVMYQKDGYADHETMELENSPCLVEETNTDMPLDDQSTNILEVNSDTFVDHLSIDVLKTEHNVSANSLQSEIAPEPCAQQNFVEENNLTDVNTVNGDKSDDVIADAAAAARSAQPTGNTFMTTKVRTKFPFLLKHSLREYQHIGLDWLVAMYEKRLNGILADEMGLGKTIMTISLLAHLACEKGIWGPHLIVVPTSVMLNWETEFLKWCPAFKILTYFGSAKERKQKRQGWMKPNYFHVCITTYRLVIQDSKVFKRKKWKYLILDEAHLIKNWKSQRWQTLLNFNSKRRILLTGTPLQNDLMELWSLMHFLMPHVFQSHQEFKDWFCNPISGMVEGQDKVNKEVIDRLHNVLRPFILRRLKRDVEKQLPKKHEHVIYCRLSRRQRNLYEDFIASSETQATLASGNYFGMISIIMQLRKVCNHPDLFEGRSIISSFDMAGINMHLSYSVCMLLDKTPFSQVDLSEMNFLFTQNEFSMSSWEADEVVAAFPPGATSQDTDLNVSCSNKDHQGGNVTNIFEDIQKALREERIKESRERAASIAWWNRVRCQKRPVYGTDMREVLTVKHPVSDILEKRNNPLCHMDYSSSLADLVLPSVGRFQKMLDVVESFTFAIPAARAPPPVCWCSKGKSPVFIDPAYREKCMNEFSPILSPIRSAIVRRQVYFPDRRLIQFDCGKLQELAILLRRLKSEGHRALIFTQMTKMLDVLEEFINLYGYTYLRLDGSTPPEERQTLMQRFNTNPKFFLFILSTRSGGVGINLVGADTVIFYDSDWNPAMDQQAQDRCHRIGQTREVHIYRLISESTIEENILKKANQKRALDDLVIQRGSYNTEFFKKLDPMEFFSGHTSLRVEDQQKDCSVSAGSSNDLDVALSNADVEAAIRQAEDEADYMALKKLEQEEAVDNQEFSEEVAGRPEDDELVNEDDVKPDEQINEEHRYNSSDVEREKNVALPINQLNKEKAIALAVGDEDTDMLADVKQMAAAAAAAGQASSSFENQLRPIDRYAMRFMELWDPVIDKAAINHQVNVEEEEWELDRIEKLKEDLEAEIDEDQEPLSYESWDLDFATTAYRQHVEALTQKQLLEEQERQAREAAKELEEMNDNMSSHRRKSKKNKKKTGKFKSLKRGRLSSESEVILEETSIDTMSIDDNAPSPEHMSDDSPRHYSNKRKKIMSATEEENSNSRSLKKFKKATKSNCISEALSPRHLREELNDSDPKSASRTKSDGRISIPCMPVKRVILIKPERLKKKGLWSRDCTSDSWTSEEDAVLCATVHEYGPLWELASDFLHSLPGGAFYRGRYRHPVHCCERYRELFCKYAMSATDNSNSEKIPSGTGKAILRVSEDQAQMLVDVTSELPNNELLLQKHFMAVLSSVWRSKCWRGPHRVTSTYSSALRMFSPAKKHGESSENWPMVNFRPSTNLVRTALADAQAQCTRMAIPPPMRNQEYRQNYLELELDFLTDQHHYDEDFPSVVNVSILEPEPIKQATEPVEQSLLSGTSCRQAENRFRIASEACYEGEGSHWASSAFHINDATRHKSGPKTIGKHKAAPECGRPPKSKIQKITESHQEVPIASSHFLRMPGLPGAADFNINESLSDFGISDSEFNYSEDLWQEVDSLEFLPNQDDSVLLPGIEELEPLSDFTDIG
- the LOC120713039 gene encoding protein PHOTOPERIOD-INDEPENDENT EARLY FLOWERING 1-like isoform X2, which gives rise to MASKGPRSKLDHETRARRQKALEPPREPRRPKVHWDHVLAEMVWLAKEFDSERKWKFSMAKKIAQRANKSIVDQATKGERKQKEEEHRMRKVAANISKDVKKFWIKIEKLVVYKHQLELEERKKKALDKQLDFLLGQTERYSTMLAENLVDMPYPQKLENGTLQTNQSSQPEEVAEENVNAAITDDPDNMEEDDDYESSLDEEPEDDERTIDEDEAQITEAERNEELAALQAEGDLPLDDILKMYTETKVKYFSVSRESSPDSKDTLSNLVSKNLIVDSLNQANGYDHKESCDDGNSSSDDCNSSSHDGNSSEEEDDDQSYADFVKKNHGRSNGNISSIDEQEDEDYVASDEDEGKDDETTLSEEEELAKKEVSDHLDEIKLLQKESEIPLEELVMYQKDGYADHETMELENSPCLVEETNTDMPLDDQSTNILEVNSDTFVDHLSIDVLKTEHNVSANSLQSEIAPEPCAQQNFVEENNLTDVNTVNGDKSDDVIADAAAAARSAQPTGNTFMTTKVRTKFPFLLKHSLREYQHIGLDWLVAMYEKRLNGILADEMGLGKTIMTISLLAHLACEKGIWGPHLIVVPTSVMLNWETEFLKWCPAFKILTYFGSAKERKQKRQGWMKPNYFHVCITTYRLVIQDSKVFKRKKWKYLILDEAHLIKNWKSQRWQTLLNFNSKRRILLTGTPLQNDLMELWSLMHFLMPHVFQSHQEFKDWFCNPISGMVEGQDKVNKEVIDRLHNVLRPFILRRLKRDVEKQLPKKHEHVIYCRLSRRQRNLYEDFIASSETQATLASGNYFGMISIIMQLRKVCNHPDLFEGRSIISSFDMAGINMHLSYSVCMLLDKTPFSQVDLSEMNFLFTQNEFSMSSWEADEVVAAFPPGATSQDTDLNVSCSNKDHQGGNVTNIFEDIQKALREERIKESRERAASIAWWNRVRCQKRPVYGTDMREVLTVKHPVSDILEKRNNPLCHMDYSSSLADLVLPSVGRFQKMLDVVESFTFAIPAARAPPPVCWCSKGKSPVFIDPAYREKCMNEFSPILSPIRSAIVRRQVYFPDRRLIQFDCGKLQELAILLRRLKSEGHRALIFTQMTKMLDVLEEFINLYGYTYLRLDGSTPPEERQTLMQRFNTNPKFFLFILSTRSGGVGINLVGADTVIFYDSDWNPAMDQQAQDRCHRIGQTREVHIYRLISESTIEENILKKANQKRALDDLVIQRGSYNTEFFKKLDPMEFFSGHTSLRVEDQQKDCSVSAGSSNDLDVALSNADVEAAIRQAEDEADYMALKKLEQEEAVDNQEFSEEVAGRPEDDELVNEDDVKPDEQINEEHRYNSSDVEREKNVALPINQLNKEKAIALAVGDEDTDMLADVKQMAAAAAAAGQASSSFENQLRPIDRYAMRFMELWDPVIDKAAINHQVNVEEEEWELDRIEKLKEDLEAEIDEDQEPLSYESWDLDFATTAYRQHVEALTQKQLLEEQERQAREAAKELEEMNDNMSHRRKSKKNKKKTGKFKSLKRGRLSSESEVILEETSIDTMSIDDNAPSPEHMSDDSPRHYSNKRKKIMSATEEENSNSRSLKKFKKATKSNCISEALSPRHLREELNDSDPKSASRTKSDGRISIPCMPVKRVILIKPERLKKKGLWSRDCTSDSWTSEEDAVLCATVHEYGPLWELASDFLHSLPGGAFYRGRYRHPVHCCERYRELFCKYAMSATDNSNSEKIPSGTGKAILRVSEDQAQMLVDVTSELPNNELLLQKHFMAVLSSVWRSKCWRGPHRVTSTYSSALRMFSPAKKHGESSENWPMVNFRPSTNLVRTALADAQAQCTRMAIPPPMRNQEYRQNYLELELDFLTDQHHYDEDFPSVVNVSILEPEPIKQATEPVEQSLLSGTSCRQAENRFRIASEACYEGEGSHWASSAFHINDATRHKSGPKTIGKHKAAPECGRPPKSKIQKITESHQEVPIASSHFLRMPGLPGAADFNINESLSDFGISDSEFNYSEDLWQEVDSLEFLPNQDDSVLLPGIEELEPLSDFTDIG
- the LOC120713039 gene encoding protein PHOTOPERIOD-INDEPENDENT EARLY FLOWERING 1-like isoform X5, producing the protein MEEDDDYESSLDEEPEDDERTIDEDEAQITEAERNEELAALQAEGDLPLDDILKMYTETKVKYFSVSRESSPDSKDTLSNLVSKNLIVDSLNQANGYDHKESCDDGNSSSDDCNSSSHDGNSSEEEDDDQSYADFVKKNHGRSNGNISSIDEQEDEDYVASDEDEGKDDETTLSEEEELAKKEVSDHLDEIKLLQKESEIPLEELVMYQKDGYADHETMELENSPCLVEETNTDMPLDDQSTNILEVNSDTFVDHLSIDVLKTEHNVSANSLQSEIAPEPCAQQNFVEENNLTDVNTVNGDKSDDVIADAAAAARSAQPTGNTFMTTKVRTKFPFLLKHSLREYQHIGLDWLVAMYEKRLNGILADEMGLGKTIMTISLLAHLACEKGIWGPHLIVVPTSVMLNWETEFLKWCPAFKILTYFGSAKERKQKRQGWMKPNYFHVCITTYRLVIQDSKVFKRKKWKYLILDEAHLIKNWKSQRWQTLLNFNSKRRILLTGTPLQNDLMELWSLMHFLMPHVFQSHQEFKDWFCNPISGMVEGQDKVNKEVIDRLHNVLRPFILRRLKRDVEKQLPKKHEHVIYCRLSRRQRNLYEDFIASSETQATLASGNYFGMISIIMQLRKVCNHPDLFEGRSIISSFDMAGINMHLSYSVCMLLDKTPFSQVDLSEMNFLFTQNEFSMSSWEADEVVAAFPPGATSQDTDLNVSCSNKDHQGGNVTNIFEDIQKALREERIKESRERAASIAWWNRVRCQKRPVYGTDMREVLTVKHPVSDILEKRNNPLCHMDYSSSLADLVLPSVGRFQKMLDVVESFTFAIPAARAPPPVCWCSKGKSPVFIDPAYREKCMNEFSPILSPIRSAIVRRQVYFPDRRLIQFDCGKLQELAILLRRLKSEGHRALIFTQMTKMLDVLEEFINLYGYTYLRLDGSTPPEERQTLMQRFNTNPKFFLFILSTRSGGVGINLVGADTVIFYDSDWNPAMDQQAQDRCHRIGQTREVHIYRLISESTIEENILKKANQKRALDDLVIQRGSYNTEFFKKLDPMEFFSGHTSLRVEDQQKDCSVSAGSSNDLDVALSNADVEAAIRQAEDEADYMALKKLEQEEAVDNQEFSEEVAGRPEDDELVNEDDVKPDEQINEEHRYNSSDVEREKNVALPINQLNKEKAIALAVGDEDTDMLADVKQMAAAAAAAGQASSSFENQLRPIDRYAMRFMELWDPVIDKAAINHQVNVEEEEWELDRIEKLKEDLEAEIDEDQEPLSYESWDLDFATTAYRQHVEALTQKQLLEEQERQAREAAKELEEMNDNMSSHRRKSKKNKKKTGKFKSLKRGRLSSESEVILEETSIDTMSIDDNAPSPEHMSDDSPRHYSNKRKKIMSATEEENSNSRSLKKFKKATKSNCISEALSPRHLREELNDSDPKSASRTKSDGRISIPCMPVKRVILIKPERLKKKGLWSRDCTSDSWTSEEDAVLCATVHEYGPLWELASDFLHSLPGGAFYRGRYRHPVHCCERYRELFCKYAMSATDNSNSEKIPSGTGKAILRVSEDQAQMLVDVTSELPNNELLLQKHFMAVLSSVWRSKCWRGPHRVTSTYSSALRMFSPAKKHGESSENWPMVNFRPSTNLVRTALADAQAQCTRMAIPPPMRNQEYRQNYLELELDFLTDQHHYDEDFPSVVNVSILEPEPIKQATEPVEQSLLSGTSCRQAENRFRIASEACYEGEGSHWASSAFHINDATRHKSGPKTIGKHKAAPECGRPPKSKIQKITESHQEVPIASSHFLRMPGLPGAADFNINESLSDFGISDSEFNYSEDLWQEVDSLEFLPNQDDSVLLPGIEELEPLSDFTDIG
- the LOC120713039 gene encoding protein PHOTOPERIOD-INDEPENDENT EARLY FLOWERING 1-like isoform X4; the protein is MASKGPRSKLDHETRARRQKALEPPREPRRPKVHWDHVLAEMVWLAKEFDSERKWKFSMAKKIAQRANKSIVDQATKGERKQKEEEHRMRKVAANISKDVKKFWIKIEKLVVYKHQLELEERKKKALDKQLDFLLGQTERYSTMLAENLVDMPYPQKLENGTLQTNQSSQPEEVAEENVNAAITDDPDNMEEDDDYESSLDEEPEDDERTIDEDEAQITEAERNEELAALQAEGDLPLDDILKMYTETKVSRESSPDSKDTLSNLVSKNLIVDSLNQANGYDHKESCDDGNSSSDDCNSSSHDGNSSEEEDDDQSYADFVKKNHGRSNGNISSIDEQEDEDYVASDEDEGKDDETTLSEEEELAKKEVSDHLDEIKLLQKESEIPLEELVMYQKDGYADHETMELENSPCLVEETNTDMPLDDQSTNILEVNSDTFVDHLSIDVLKTEHNVSANSLQSEIAPEPCAQQNFVEENNLTDVNTVNGDKSDDVIADAAAAARSAQPTGNTFMTTKVRTKFPFLLKHSLREYQHIGLDWLVAMYEKRLNGILADEMGLGKTIMTISLLAHLACEKGIWGPHLIVVPTSVMLNWETEFLKWCPAFKILTYFGSAKERKQKRQGWMKPNYFHVCITTYRLVIQDSKVFKRKKWKYLILDEAHLIKNWKSQRWQTLLNFNSKRRILLTGTPLQNDLMELWSLMHFLMPHVFQSHQEFKDWFCNPISGMVEGQDKVNKEVIDRLHNVLRPFILRRLKRDVEKQLPKKHEHVIYCRLSRRQRNLYEDFIASSETQATLASGNYFGMISIIMQLRKVCNHPDLFEGRSIISSFDMAGINMHLSYSVCMLLDKTPFSQVDLSEMNFLFTQNEFSMSSWEADEVVAAFPPGATSQDTDLNVSCSNKDHQGGNVTNIFEDIQKALREERIKESRERAASIAWWNRVRCQKRPVYGTDMREVLTVKHPVSDILEKRNNPLCHMDYSSSLADLVLPSVGRFQKMLDVVESFTFAIPAARAPPPVCWCSKGKSPVFIDPAYREKCMNEFSPILSPIRSAIVRRQVYFPDRRLIQFDCGKLQELAILLRRLKSEGHRALIFTQMTKMLDVLEEFINLYGYTYLRLDGSTPPEERQTLMQRFNTNPKFFLFILSTRSGGVGINLVGADTVIFYDSDWNPAMDQQAQDRCHRIGQTREVHIYRLISESTIEENILKKANQKRALDDLVIQRGSYNTEFFKKLDPMEFFSGHTSLRVEDQQKDCSVSAGSSNDLDVALSNADVEAAIRQAEDEADYMALKKLEQEEAVDNQEFSEEVAGRPEDDELVNEDDVKPDEQINEEHRYNSSDVEREKNVALPINQLNKEKAIALAVGDEDTDMLADVKQMAAAAAAAGQASSSFENQLRPIDRYAMRFMELWDPVIDKAAINHQVNVEEEEWELDRIEKLKEDLEAEIDEDQEPLSYESWDLDFATTAYRQHVEALTQKQLLEEQERQAREAAKELEEMNDNMSHRRKSKKNKKKTGKFKSLKRGRLSSESEVILEETSIDTMSIDDNAPSPEHMSDDSPRHYSNKRKKIMSATEEENSNSRSLKKFKKATKSNCISEALSPRHLREELNDSDPKSASRTKSDGRISIPCMPVKRVILIKPERLKKKGLWSRDCTSDSWTSEEDAVLCATVHEYGPLWELASDFLHSLPGGAFYRGRYRHPVHCCERYRELFCKYAMSATDNSNSEKIPSGTGKAILRVSEDQAQMLVDVTSELPNNELLLQKHFMAVLSSVWRSKCWRGPHRVTSTYSSALRMFSPAKKHGESSENWPMVNFRPSTNLVRTALADAQAQCTRMAIPPPMRNQEYRQNYLELELDFLTDQHHYDEDFPSVVNVSILEPEPIKQATEPVEQSLLSGTSCRQAENRFRIASEACYEGEGSHWASSAFHINDATRHKSGPKTIGKHKAAPECGRPPKSKIQKITESHQEVPIASSHFLRMPGLPGAADFNINESLSDFGISDSEFNYSEDLWQEVDSLEFLPNQDDSVLLPGIEELEPLSDFTDIG